One window of Chryseobacterium indologenes genomic DNA carries:
- a CDS encoding beta-carotene 15,15'-monooxygenase, whose product MSEFNEFDQQGSVPNRDTGSIISHAFEMYKGVFGYGIVAMIIYLVGGSVIQMLTGFDSASIVEDMKSSGGDFNYWNAPGLPLYMGASSLFGLLLSPLYVGLIYMVNKYNTKSPIEFSDLFIGYRQNFVNILIYSLLSGIISSVALALCVLPIIFVYPFLLLGYPILLFENASATDALGKSFNIAKENYGVFLLTGFLGFLISIAGVILCGIGVILTAPFIMIVMYSTYCAFLGKPRQIMYSK is encoded by the coding sequence ATGTCTGAATTTAACGAATTTGATCAGCAAGGCTCTGTGCCTAACAGAGATACGGGGTCGATTATTTCTCATGCCTTTGAAATGTATAAAGGTGTTTTCGGTTACGGAATCGTAGCAATGATTATTTATCTGGTTGGAGGGTCTGTTATTCAGATGCTTACCGGATTTGATTCTGCTTCTATTGTAGAAGATATGAAATCTTCAGGAGGTGACTTCAATTATTGGAATGCTCCGGGGCTTCCTTTGTATATGGGGGCTTCCAGTCTTTTCGGTCTCTTGTTATCGCCTTTGTATGTAGGATTGATTTACATGGTGAATAAATATAATACCAAAAGTCCTATTGAGTTTTCTGACCTATTCATCGGATACCGTCAGAATTTTGTAAACATATTGATCTACAGTCTTCTATCGGGGATTATTTCTTCAGTTGCTCTTGCATTATGTGTGCTGCCTATTATTTTTGTATATCCTTTCCTTTTATTAGGGTATCCTATTTTGTTATTTGAAAATGCTTCAGCTACAGATGCTTTGGGAAAATCATTCAATATTGCTAAAGAAAACTATGGAGTTTTCTTATTAACCGGATTCTTAGGATTCCTGATCTCTATTGCAGGGGTTATTCTTTGCGGAATTGGGGTTATCTTAACCGCTCCGTTTATTATGATTGTAATGTACTCTACGTATTGTGCTTTCTTAGGAAAACCAAGACAAATAATGTACAGTAAATAA